The genomic segment CTTCAACTTCTCGATCAACGTGGCGAAACGCTCACGGTCCTCGGCGCGGTCGATGGCGTCCGGCGTGGTGCCAAGAATGGCCAGGCCGGCCTTCTCCAGCGGCACGCTGAGCTTGAGGGGCGTCTGCCCGCCGAACTGTACGATGGCGCCCACGGGCTTCTCTCGCTGGGCCACCTCGAGCACGTCCTCGATGGTGAGCGGCTCGAAGTACAACCGGTCCGAGGTGTCGTAGTCGGTGGACACCGTCTCCGGGTTGCAGTTGACCATCACCGTCTCGAAGCCCGCCTCGCGCAGCGCGAACGCCGCATGCACGCAGCAGTAGTCGAACTCCACGCCCTGGCCGATGCGGATGGGCCCGCTGCCCAGGATCAGCACCTTCTGGCGATCGGAGGGAGGCGCCTCGTCCTCCTCCTCATAGGTGGAGTACAGGTAGGGGGTGAACGCCTCGAACTCCGCGGCGCACGTGTCCACCCGCTTGTACACGGGCCGGATGCCCCGAGCGTGCCGGTGCGCGCGCACCTCGGACTCCGGGTAGCCCAACAGCAGCCCCAGGTAGCGATCCGAGAAGCCGTTCGACTTGGCGTCGCGCAGCACCTCGTCCGGGATCTGATCCAGCCGGCCGTACTCCTGCAGCGCATGCCCCTGGCGCACCAGCGCTTCGATCTTCCGGAGGAACCACGGATCGATCGCCGACACCTCGTGGACCTGCTCCACCGTGAGGCCCTCGCGGAAGGCCTGGGCCACGTACCAGGGGCGCTCGGGCCGGGGGATGCGCAGGGCCTCGCGCAGCACCTTCTCCCGCTCCTCCTTCTCCGTGGGCAGCTCGGGCACCTCCAGCGCCAGGCGGCTGGCCTCCATGGAGCGCAGGGCCTTCAGGTACGCCTCGGAGAAGGTGCGGCCAATGGCCATCACCTCGCCCACCGAGCGCATGCTGGTGGTCAGCGTGCGGTCGGCGCGGGGGAACTTCTCGAAGTTGAAGCGGGGAATCTTCACCACCACGTAGTCGATGGTGGGCTCGAACGAGGCCGGCGTGTCGCGGGTGATGTCGTTGCGCAGCTCGTCCAGCGTGTAGCCCAGGGCCAGCTTCGCGGCGATCTTCGCGATGGGGTAGCCCGTGGCCTTCGAGGCCAGCGCGCTGGAGCGGGACACGCGCGGGTTCATCTCGATGACGACCATGCGCCCATCGCGCGGATGGATGCCGAACTGGATGTTGGAGCCGCCCGTGTCGACGCCAATCTCGCGGATGATGGCCAGCGACGCCTCGCGCATGCGCTGGTACTCGCGGTCCGTGAGCGTCTGCGCGGGGGCCACGGTGATGGAGTCACCAGTGTGTACGCCCATCGGATCCAGGTTCTCGATGGAGCAGACGATGATGACGTTGTCCGCCGAGTCGCGGACCACCTCCAGCTCATACTCCTTCCAGCCGAGCACGCTCTCCTCGACGAGGATGGTGGAGGTGGGGCTGGCCTTGAGGCCCGAGCGGCAGATCGTCTCGAACTCCTCGCGGTTGTAGGCAATGCCGCCGCCAGTGCCGCCCAGGGTGAACGAGGGCCGGATGATGGCCGGGAAGCCGATCTCCTCGATGAGCGCGATCGCCTCCTCGATCGTCTTGGCGTAGCCGCTCTTGGGCAGCGCCACGCCGATCTTCTGCATGGCCGCCTTGAAGAGCTGGCGGTCCTCGGCCTTGTTGATGGCCTCCAGCGAGGCACCGATCAGCCGCACGCCGTACTTCTGGAGGATGCCCTGCTCGGCCAGCGCCTTGGCGAGGTTGAGCGCCGTCTGTCCGCCCATGGTGGGCAGGAGCGAGTCGGGGCGCTCGGCGGCGAGGATCTTCTCGGCGGCCTCGACGGTGATGGGCTCGATGTAGGTGCGGTTGGCGAACTCGGGGTCCGTCATCACCGTGGCGGGGTTGCTGTTGAGCAGCACCACCTCCACCCCCTCGTCCCGGAGCGCCTTGATGGCCTGCGTACCCGAGTAGTCGAACTCCACGGCCTGGCCGATGACGATCGGACCCGAACCAATCACGAGGACCTTACGGATATCGTTTCGCTTGGGCATCGGGCGCCCCCATAGCAACCCGCGCCCGCACATGCACGTGGCGATTGAACGAGGTGGGTCGCCTGCTCCGGG from the Hyalangium ruber genome contains:
- the carB gene encoding carbamoyl-phosphate synthase large subunit, with product MPKRNDIRKVLVIGSGPIVIGQAVEFDYSGTQAIKALRDEGVEVVLLNSNPATVMTDPEFANRTYIEPITVEAAEKILAAERPDSLLPTMGGQTALNLAKALAEQGILQKYGVRLIGASLEAINKAEDRQLFKAAMQKIGVALPKSGYAKTIEEAIALIEEIGFPAIIRPSFTLGGTGGGIAYNREEFETICRSGLKASPTSTILVEESVLGWKEYELEVVRDSADNVIIVCSIENLDPMGVHTGDSITVAPAQTLTDREYQRMREASLAIIREIGVDTGGSNIQFGIHPRDGRMVVIEMNPRVSRSSALASKATGYPIAKIAAKLALGYTLDELRNDITRDTPASFEPTIDYVVVKIPRFNFEKFPRADRTLTTSMRSVGEVMAIGRTFSEAYLKALRSMEASRLALEVPELPTEKEEREKVLREALRIPRPERPWYVAQAFREGLTVEQVHEVSAIDPWFLRKIEALVRQGHALQEYGRLDQIPDEVLRDAKSNGFSDRYLGLLLGYPESEVRAHRHARGIRPVYKRVDTCAAEFEAFTPYLYSTYEEEDEAPPSDRQKVLILGSGPIRIGQGVEFDYCCVHAAFALREAGFETVMVNCNPETVSTDYDTSDRLYFEPLTIEDVLEVAQREKPVGAIVQFGGQTPLKLSVPLEKAGLAILGTTPDAIDRAEDRERFATLIEKLKLTQPENGVARSHAEAFKIAERIGYPVMVRPSYVLGGRAMETVYDASSLERYMREAVSASPEHPVLIDRFLKDAIEVDLDLVADKTGAVLVGGVLEHIQEAGVHSGDAAATLPPHSLSPDLVERMKDQAIALARELKVVGLMNVQFAIQGKIIYILEVNPRASRTVPFISKATGVSLAKIAALCMVGKTLEELGHTQEVEFSHVAVKESVFPFARFAGVDVILGPEMKSTGEVMGLADDYASAFAKSQLAAGVKLPRAGKVFISVKDDDKPAVVDLAKRLRAMGHELVATAGTHAYLATKGIQAQLVQKVKEGRPNIVDKIVDGAIVLLINTTFGKQEIADSFTIRREALMHGVPYYTTVQAARMAVGALESLRRTELSVKPLQEYLKTTVRPG